One Pseudodesulfovibrio sp. S3 DNA window includes the following coding sequences:
- a CDS encoding MMPL family transporter has product MKLKNTMVAIAIGHCKSTILFTILLAVLAGSFFPQVQIDTDPEHMLPTSDPSRVFHNQAKKTFALSEIVVLGIVNEGNPDGVFNQKTLGNIYTLAEYAKTLRWENPDDPEKSGGVISVDMIAPSLVEHISQAGPGTVSFDWLMPAPPSNREESLGVRERIMSNPMLADRMASEDGKAICLYLPLTDKHLSYKVYTALNEKVAQMGMEDEVHITGLPVAQDAIGVEMFTEMMVSSPLAMGTIFLLLFFFFRKLSLTILPMIIATLSVVITMGFMIGTGFKVHIMSSMIPVFLMSISVVDSIHILSEFFDSYTVEKGRKETIRKVLETLFMPMLYTSLTSAAGFMSLALTPIPPVQVFGVFVGAGIMIAWLLTILFVPAYIMVLPQRAFANFGLAIRLEQKASPLSKLLVFTGKASFKHAKSIVALLVVLVAISAWGITKIRINDNPVKWFATSHPIRKADTALTRHFSGTYPAYLILEGKNAQSVSREEQLNIIKRFTEFCRDMEGSAQSGKQAGQFIAALSAETSANPNGSFLDAAIEIAEKHAAAAKSDEDFYVYEEFANYFSLEKEKRKPFKQPEVLRYVARLQQQLQDQGLVGKGISSADVVSKINQEMIDGKLGNYRVPDTLQGVGECYMQFQQSHRPHDLWHFVTPDYNGACVLFQLASGDNKDMEAVERYVNEYFSKNPPPVEIEHRWAGLTYINVAWQNQMVEGMLRSFVGSFGIVLLMTVFLFRSVKWGLLCMIPLTITIAMIYGFIGIIGKDYDMPVAVLGVLTLGMSVDFAIHFVERCRSIHSRMGSWERTVPRMFAAPARAISRNVLVISIGFLPLLVSSLVPYQTTSLLLSSIMMLSGALTLVAMPAIITLATKLFFPGEPAPRQRRSEKLY; this is encoded by the coding sequence ATGAAGCTGAAGAATACCATGGTGGCCATTGCCATCGGGCATTGCAAATCGACGATCCTGTTCACGATATTGTTGGCGGTTTTGGCGGGGTCGTTTTTTCCGCAAGTGCAAATAGACACCGATCCCGAGCACATGCTCCCGACAAGCGACCCGTCCAGAGTCTTCCACAATCAGGCCAAGAAGACCTTTGCCCTTTCGGAAATCGTGGTGCTTGGGATCGTGAACGAAGGCAATCCGGACGGGGTGTTCAACCAGAAGACTCTGGGCAATATCTATACGCTGGCTGAATATGCCAAGACCCTCAGATGGGAAAATCCCGACGACCCGGAAAAAAGCGGCGGGGTCATCAGTGTGGACATGATTGCTCCGTCCCTGGTGGAGCATATTAGCCAGGCCGGACCGGGCACCGTGTCCTTTGACTGGCTCATGCCTGCTCCGCCGAGCAACAGGGAGGAATCATTGGGCGTGCGTGAACGGATTATGTCCAACCCCATGCTTGCGGATCGCATGGCCTCTGAAGACGGCAAGGCCATTTGCCTGTACCTGCCCCTGACGGACAAACATCTGAGTTATAAGGTCTATACTGCGCTCAATGAAAAAGTCGCGCAAATGGGCATGGAGGATGAAGTCCACATCACGGGCCTGCCCGTGGCGCAGGATGCCATTGGCGTGGAGATGTTCACGGAAATGATGGTGTCTTCTCCTCTGGCCATGGGGACCATATTCCTCCTGCTGTTTTTCTTTTTCAGGAAACTCTCGTTGACCATCCTGCCCATGATCATTGCCACGTTGTCGGTGGTTATCACCATGGGGTTCATGATCGGAACCGGCTTCAAGGTGCATATCATGAGTTCCATGATACCGGTGTTCCTCATGTCGATTTCCGTTGTGGATTCCATCCACATCCTGTCGGAGTTCTTCGATTCCTACACGGTGGAGAAAGGGCGCAAGGAAACGATACGCAAGGTGCTGGAGACGCTCTTCATGCCCATGCTCTACACTTCACTGACTTCGGCCGCCGGCTTCATGTCCCTTGCCCTGACACCCATTCCTCCTGTTCAGGTCTTCGGCGTTTTCGTAGGCGCGGGCATCATGATCGCCTGGCTGCTGACCATCCTGTTCGTCCCTGCGTACATCATGGTCCTTCCCCAAAGGGCCTTTGCCAATTTCGGCCTTGCAATCAGGCTGGAGCAAAAAGCCTCTCCGCTTTCAAAGCTTCTGGTTTTCACCGGAAAGGCATCCTTCAAACATGCAAAATCCATAGTGGCCTTGCTTGTGGTTCTCGTGGCGATTTCGGCATGGGGAATCACCAAGATCAGGATAAACGACAACCCGGTGAAATGGTTTGCGACAAGTCATCCCATCCGAAAGGCGGACACTGCTTTGACCAGGCATTTCAGCGGAACGTATCCCGCCTATCTGATTCTGGAAGGCAAGAATGCGCAGTCCGTTTCTCGCGAGGAGCAACTCAATATAATTAAGCGTTTCACAGAGTTTTGCCGAGACATGGAGGGGAGTGCACAATCCGGCAAACAGGCCGGGCAGTTTATCGCGGCCCTGTCCGCAGAAACGAGCGCCAATCCGAATGGATCGTTCCTGGATGCGGCCATAGAAATTGCGGAAAAGCATGCCGCAGCCGCCAAGTCTGATGAGGATTTTTACGTCTACGAGGAATTCGCCAACTACTTCAGCCTTGAAAAAGAGAAGAGGAAGCCTTTCAAGCAGCCGGAAGTCCTTCGGTATGTCGCCCGGTTGCAACAGCAGCTTCAAGATCAGGGTCTGGTGGGGAAAGGGATATCTTCGGCGGATGTGGTCAGCAAGATCAATCAGGAGATGATCGACGGCAAGCTGGGCAACTACCGTGTGCCGGATACGCTGCAGGGAGTCGGTGAATGCTACATGCAGTTCCAGCAGAGCCATCGCCCCCACGACCTGTGGCATTTCGTGACCCCGGACTACAACGGCGCCTGCGTGTTGTTCCAGCTCGCCAGCGGCGACAACAAGGACATGGAGGCCGTGGAAAGGTATGTGAACGAGTATTTCAGCAAGAATCCTCCGCCCGTGGAAATCGAGCACCGCTGGGCCGGGCTGACATACATCAACGTTGCCTGGCAAAACCAAATGGTGGAGGGGATGCTGCGCTCGTTCGTGGGCAGCTTCGGTATTGTGCTGCTGATGACGGTTTTCCTGTTCCGGTCGGTGAAATGGGGCCTGCTGTGCATGATCCCGCTGACCATCACCATAGCCATGATCTACGGTTTCATCGGCATAATCGGCAAGGACTATGACATGCCGGTGGCCGTTCTCGGTGTGCTCACCCTGGGCATGTCAGTGGACTTCGCCATACACTTTGTGGAGCGGTGCCGTTCCATCCACTCACGTATGGGCTCGTGGGAGCGAACCGTGCCCCGCATGTTTGCGGCTCCGGCAAGGGCCATCAGTCGAAACGTGCTGGTTATCTCCATAGGATTTCTTCCGCTGCTGGTTTCATCCCTTGTCCCTTACCAGACCACAAGCCTGCTCCTGTCTTCCATCATGATGCTTTCAGGTGCGCTGACCCTGGTTGCCATGCCCGCAATAATAACGCTCGCGACAAAGTTGTTTTTCCCCGGTGAACCTGCTCCGCGACAGCGCCGGTCGGAGAAACTGTATTAA
- a CDS encoding TetR/AcrR family transcriptional regulator, whose product MTKKQLDIIRAACAVFEKHGYSGTGMETIAEAAGVSKRTLYKYYGSKEAVFSAIIKHLRQSATLKQCPRYQPGTSVRGQLVGVVYAMLAHLNREEHIRLARIIIAEVIREPKLSEILSEAADFSKSAPFLWIRSAMEDGQLRSEAPEKALTHLGGLVKSAVMWPRLFFCHAPLTEGEIRNLAEEYADFFLSYYRL is encoded by the coding sequence ATGACAAAAAAACAGTTGGACATCATACGGGCAGCATGTGCCGTATTTGAAAAGCACGGTTATTCGGGCACCGGCATGGAAACCATAGCCGAGGCGGCCGGAGTTTCAAAAAGGACGCTCTACAAATATTACGGCAGCAAGGAAGCCGTATTTTCGGCGATAATCAAGCACCTTCGCCAAAGCGCCACCCTGAAGCAATGTCCACGATACCAGCCTGGGACCTCTGTCAGGGGGCAACTCGTGGGGGTCGTCTACGCCATGCTCGCCCACCTGAACAGAGAGGAGCACATACGTCTGGCCCGAATCATCATCGCGGAAGTGATCAGAGAACCAAAACTGAGTGAAATCCTTTCCGAGGCCGCCGATTTCTCAAAAAGCGCTCCGTTTCTATGGATACGTTCGGCCATGGAGGACGGACAACTCCGCTCCGAGGCTCCGGAAAAGGCTCTCACCCATTTGGGCGGCCTCGTAAAATCCGCTGTCATGTGGCCCAGACTTTTCTTCTGCCACGCCCCCCTGACCGAAGGGGAAATCCGAAATTTAGCAGAGGAATACGCGGACTTTTTCTTGAGTTACTACCGGCTGTGA
- a CDS encoding GNAT family N-acetyltransferase, which translates to MERSASIHFPAEKKFLSLALAFVEEFGSAVGMTKELPYIRLSLEEALANVMDHGCPEDNMVRLRAQSDSLGVEFVIRERGTPFDPETMEKQVASPDGDILEQGLGLKFMKSFMDKVTFSNLGRQGKQIRLYKKYSTLPVADCSSDPESDSCAEVQEDISYTVRLMRQEEALDVAQCAYSAYGYSFIVDNAYDAKAIRELNQSGQLVSMVAVTEDGDVMGHASMALDDDPLCGAWGRAFVRKRYRRRGCLKELSVGLMKEAQARNLQWVVADAVCSHEYSQRAVVSFGFEPCCLVLARTTPLDLKGIKDAQERENILLCYRRISSPISSLPLFFPPDHADFISYLYQGLGENPKLGKVQQTASTDRPHEMKVFVEPLATATIIVETCGQGVVPAVKNALRSACMEGLKGIYLLLDLADPIVSELTPEFEAMGFFFSGIRPRSDGRDQLVLQYLNNIGVDFDAIKVAFEQGVELKEYVRRCESKVVKPWG; encoded by the coding sequence ATGGAACGAAGCGCCAGCATACATTTCCCTGCTGAAAAGAAGTTTCTCTCGCTCGCCCTCGCTTTTGTGGAGGAGTTCGGGAGTGCTGTCGGCATGACCAAGGAATTGCCATACATCAGACTCAGTCTGGAAGAGGCACTGGCTAACGTGATGGATCATGGCTGTCCCGAAGACAACATGGTGAGACTTCGTGCTCAATCCGACTCGCTTGGTGTGGAGTTTGTCATTCGTGAGCGCGGCACCCCCTTTGACCCTGAAACCATGGAAAAACAGGTTGCCAGTCCGGACGGTGACATACTGGAACAGGGGTTGGGGCTGAAATTCATGAAGTCGTTCATGGATAAAGTCACGTTTTCCAACCTCGGCAGGCAGGGCAAGCAGATACGCCTTTATAAGAAATATTCCACACTCCCTGTTGCGGATTGCTCCTCTGATCCGGAGTCGGACTCTTGTGCCGAGGTTCAGGAAGATATCAGTTATACTGTCCGCCTGATGCGGCAGGAAGAAGCTCTGGACGTGGCCCAATGTGCCTATTCTGCATACGGCTATTCTTTCATCGTCGACAATGCCTATGACGCGAAAGCCATACGGGAACTCAATCAAAGTGGCCAGCTCGTGTCCATGGTGGCCGTGACCGAAGACGGTGACGTCATGGGCCATGCCTCCATGGCTTTGGATGATGATCCGTTATGTGGAGCATGGGGACGGGCCTTTGTCCGGAAACGGTATCGCCGTCGAGGATGCTTGAAGGAACTCTCTGTCGGGCTGATGAAGGAAGCCCAAGCCAGAAATCTGCAATGGGTCGTTGCCGATGCCGTTTGTTCGCATGAATATTCCCAGCGTGCAGTCGTCAGCTTCGGGTTCGAGCCGTGCTGCCTTGTTCTCGCCCGGACAACTCCTCTCGATCTCAAGGGGATCAAAGATGCACAGGAGCGGGAAAACATCCTCCTGTGCTATCGGCGCATATCATCACCAATCAGCTCACTTCCGCTCTTTTTCCCTCCGGATCATGCAGATTTCATCAGCTACCTCTACCAGGGACTTGGGGAAAATCCCAAACTTGGCAAAGTGCAACAAACGGCCTCCACAGATCGACCTCATGAAATGAAGGTATTTGTCGAGCCTCTGGCAACAGCCACCATCATCGTGGAGACCTGTGGGCAAGGCGTGGTCCCTGCAGTGAAAAACGCCCTTCGATCTGCTTGCATGGAGGGCCTCAAGGGTATCTATCTCCTGCTGGACCTGGCTGATCCGATTGTATCGGAATTGACGCCAGAGTTTGAAGCCATGGGCTTCTTCTTCAGTGGCATACGGCCTCGCTCCGATGGACGGGATCAGTTGGTATTGCAATATCTCAACAATATCGGTGTAGATTTCGATGCCATCAAGGTAGCCTTCGAACAGGGCGTTGAGCTAAAAGAATATGTCCGGAGATGTGAGAGTAAGGTTGTTAAACCCTGGGGTTGA
- a CDS encoding site-specific integrase, which yields MSVGQIKSTGVWYCQYRLPGKKSPVKEYFGRGEEGKKNAKLRDLEVKKSKIKQTPINRAEVHLDELAQLYINHEKRKKRDPSYLNLVRDKLNKEWLPILASKPIFKLGPKDFEKVHALYDGKAVATQNRYMDYLNIILNFGVRMEYIPRNPMKKWWSEVKKQEKPRELNMSLEDFRRLYDNSSPHLQFALDVMWELGARPGPSELFGLLWRDVDWERNQIRVRGTKTKASDRFIPISEEFKERLKAKYAEAKTDYLIEYRGKRIKSSKSAFRGAKKKAKLDKSVCMYTIRHLFTSMTLANGADAKAVANILGHTSLRMIMNTYYHETDGERRRAIESKPKLIK from the coding sequence ATGAGCGTAGGTCAGATCAAATCGACGGGAGTCTGGTACTGCCAGTACAGGCTCCCCGGCAAGAAAAGCCCGGTTAAAGAATACTTCGGGAGGGGTGAAGAGGGTAAGAAGAATGCCAAGCTTAGGGACCTCGAAGTCAAGAAATCAAAAATCAAGCAGACGCCTATTAACAGAGCAGAGGTCCACCTGGACGAGTTGGCGCAACTTTATATCAACCACGAGAAGCGTAAGAAGCGAGACCCCAGTTACCTGAACCTAGTCCGCGACAAGCTGAACAAAGAGTGGCTGCCCATTCTGGCTTCAAAGCCAATCTTCAAGCTTGGTCCCAAAGATTTTGAGAAGGTACATGCCTTGTACGATGGCAAAGCCGTTGCCACTCAAAATCGCTATATGGACTACCTCAATATCATCCTGAACTTTGGTGTGAGGATGGAGTACATACCAAGGAACCCCATGAAAAAGTGGTGGTCCGAGGTGAAGAAGCAGGAAAAACCGAGAGAACTGAATATGTCTCTTGAGGACTTCCGTAGGCTGTATGATAACTCGTCTCCCCATCTTCAATTTGCCCTAGATGTCATGTGGGAGCTTGGGGCGAGGCCAGGTCCAAGTGAACTGTTTGGGTTGCTTTGGAGGGATGTCGATTGGGAGCGAAATCAGATACGAGTCAGGGGGACCAAAACTAAGGCTAGCGACAGATTTATCCCCATCAGTGAAGAGTTTAAGGAAAGGCTTAAGGCTAAATACGCCGAAGCAAAGACGGATTATTTGATCGAGTACCGAGGCAAGCGAATTAAAAGCTCTAAGTCCGCATTTAGGGGAGCCAAGAAGAAAGCTAAGTTGGACAAGTCGGTCTGCATGTATACGATCAGGCATTTGTTTACATCGATGACTCTGGCAAACGGGGCTGACGCAAAGGCAGTAGCCAATATCCTCGGACATACTTCCCTCAGGATGATCATGAACACCTACTACCATGAGACCGATGGAGAGAGACGACGAGCTATCGAGTCCAAGCCGAAGCTGATCAAATAA
- a CDS encoding tyrosine-type recombinase/integrase produces MAIPRAVDPIKSLEDIRSIKQMLLSKPRDYLLFIMGINTGIRLGDLLKFKVRQFQGRKVGASIEIMESKTGKQNFLVINREVDRALKLYFDSTGVEPDSYLFRSRKAGKPLTLCAVNRMVKAWACSINLKGNYGGRTLRKTFGYIQRVHFGVGFEVLCKRYNHSNPSVTMRYIGVQPEEITNIMMHEI; encoded by the coding sequence ATGGCAATTCCTAGAGCAGTCGATCCGATTAAGAGCCTTGAGGATATTCGCTCAATCAAGCAGATGCTTTTGTCCAAGCCGAGAGATTACCTGTTGTTCATTATGGGGATAAATACCGGTATCAGGTTGGGGGATTTATTGAAGTTCAAGGTTCGCCAATTCCAAGGACGAAAAGTGGGAGCTTCGATCGAAATTATGGAGTCAAAAACGGGGAAGCAAAATTTTCTTGTCATTAACAGGGAAGTTGATCGGGCTTTGAAGTTGTACTTTGATTCGACGGGTGTGGAGCCTGATAGCTACTTGTTTCGGTCAAGAAAGGCCGGGAAGCCTCTGACGCTTTGCGCGGTCAACCGTATGGTGAAGGCTTGGGCTTGCTCTATCAATTTGAAAGGCAATTACGGAGGCCGGACTCTTCGAAAGACGTTCGGTTATATCCAACGAGTTCATTTTGGGGTCGGCTTTGAGGTGCTGTGCAAGCGATATAATCATTCAAATCCGTCTGTGACAATGCGGTATATTGGCGTTCAGCCAGAAGAAATTACGAATATCATGATGCACGAAATATAG
- a CDS encoding DnaB-like helicase C-terminal domain-containing protein, with translation MNVDELSSDLLLKEAEFIHCACYYRTAFTHLHQGYETAENTRNLDELLQYHSELTNLGAAYSRPVVTHSSLNSKMGNIVGLIADGKDRKVVPTFYPDLDDMLNGGLPEKTLTILAAEVHGGKTQALINMAHRQAQNGKNVLCVTLEMSEMDYMHRFISLISDIPLYELQDQDKSPSVQKRLSTFQSTWADNLSGQYGNIHIVDHDDGEFSAAQLQQHILRYGSDNIDIVYIDYLNLMNPSVPFRAADTYATAKKIAEELRLLAKKMSIPIVTATQVNRPGMNTKLEELDMNYVSESIGVPATADLMLFLAGRDDSGKKHEGEKRYKIVKNRMAPFTDSIELFYTDAHTLKMYDSSEMDIWLKDQELTRDLMSRETL, from the coding sequence TTGAACGTTGACGAGTTGAGCAGCGACCTCTTGCTCAAAGAAGCCGAATTCATCCACTGTGCTTGTTATTACAGGACAGCATTTACCCATTTGCACCAGGGATACGAAACCGCCGAGAATACACGAAACCTTGATGAACTGCTTCAGTACCATTCGGAGCTTACTAATCTTGGAGCAGCCTATTCACGCCCGGTAGTGACACACTCGTCCCTCAACTCAAAAATGGGCAACATCGTGGGCCTTATCGCTGATGGCAAGGACAGGAAGGTCGTTCCGACATTTTATCCTGACCTCGATGACATGTTAAACGGGGGACTGCCTGAAAAGACGTTGACCATCCTTGCTGCCGAAGTCCATGGAGGAAAAACTCAGGCCCTTATCAACATGGCTCATCGTCAAGCACAAAACGGTAAGAATGTGCTCTGTGTCACGCTGGAAATGTCCGAAATGGACTATATGCACAGATTCATCTCCTTAATCAGCGACATTCCGCTTTACGAATTACAGGATCAGGACAAATCACCAAGCGTTCAAAAAAGGCTATCCACCTTTCAGAGCACTTGGGCTGACAATCTTTCAGGTCAATACGGAAATATCCACATCGTGGACCATGATGACGGAGAGTTTTCGGCAGCCCAGCTTCAGCAGCACATCCTGAGATATGGAAGTGACAACATTGATATCGTCTACATCGATTACCTCAACCTGATGAATCCAAGTGTACCATTCAGGGCCGCCGATACATACGCGACTGCCAAGAAGATTGCCGAGGAACTGAGGCTGCTGGCTAAAAAGATGTCGATTCCTATTGTAACAGCAACCCAGGTCAATAGGCCTGGGATGAACACGAAATTGGAAGAACTGGACATGAATTACGTCAGTGAATCAATTGGGGTTCCGGCAACAGCAGACCTTATGCTTTTTCTGGCGGGACGCGATGACTCTGGCAAGAAGCATGAGGGCGAGAAGCGATACAAGATCGTCAAGAATCGTATGGCACCGTTCACCGACTCAATAGAGTTGTTCTACACCGATGCCCATACCCTCAAAATGTATGACAGTTCTGAGATGGACATATGGCTTAAGGATCAAGAACTAACACGCGACCTTATGAGTCGTGAAACCCTATAA
- a CDS encoding replication protein, which produces MTRTKSKPRQSYKQANGAYDPKKCHTQFYHWLYNALIGRKLSGAEWAIIMYIIRNNIGYGGAPAIFRRDDVAKLTGYDPKTVSRAFSVFMKKNIIIPHESSKKAVQLNFNTDEWLD; this is translated from the coding sequence CTGACCAGAACCAAGTCGAAGCCTAGGCAAAGCTACAAACAGGCAAATGGGGCATATGATCCTAAAAAATGCCATACACAATTCTACCACTGGCTCTACAATGCACTCATTGGCCGAAAACTGAGCGGAGCCGAATGGGCTATCATTATGTATATCATCCGTAACAACATAGGATACGGAGGGGCTCCTGCCATTTTCCGTCGCGATGACGTAGCAAAACTTACTGGCTATGATCCCAAAACGGTATCAAGAGCTTTTTCGGTGTTCATGAAAAAAAACATCATTATCCCCCATGAATCATCGAAAAAAGCTGTCCAGCTGAACTTCAACACTGACGAGTGGCTAGATTAA
- a CDS encoding helix-turn-helix domain-containing protein — protein sequence MSELKVRLGKRIRELRTSQSLSQDKLAELVGISGKYLGEVERGEGNVSIEKLEKIAEALEVTIGSLLDNAHMEDRSDLIKDIGELLDKADDAEVRLVHRLVSDVLR from the coding sequence ATGTCGGAACTCAAAGTCAGGCTGGGGAAACGAATTCGGGAACTGAGGACCTCTCAGAGTCTCTCGCAAGATAAGCTCGCTGAACTTGTCGGTATCAGCGGCAAGTATCTTGGTGAGGTCGAGCGTGGGGAAGGCAATGTCTCAATCGAAAAGCTCGAAAAGATAGCCGAAGCTCTTGAGGTGACTATCGGTAGCCTCCTCGACAATGCCCATATGGAAGATCGATCTGATCTTATTAAGGATATAGGTGAGTTGCTGGATAAGGCTGATGACGCCGAGGTCCGTCTTGTTCATAGACTTGTGTCGGATGTGCTGAGATAA
- a CDS encoding MucR family transcriptional regulator, whose product MDCMEQAMKMVEAQAGVREMTAEGMISMVKEVNMGLTGIATGEIGEKAQEPMVDPRKAIRKKTITCVECGKTFKTITKRHLESHGLSPAEYKAKWGYPKGQPLSCRDTAKARSERMKNMELWKKTKPKKASAKKPETK is encoded by the coding sequence ATGGATTGCATGGAACAGGCAATGAAGATGGTCGAAGCACAGGCAGGTGTGCGTGAAATGACCGCCGAAGGCATGATCTCGATGGTCAAGGAAGTGAACATGGGCCTCACCGGGATTGCCACCGGCGAGATCGGAGAGAAGGCGCAGGAACCGATGGTCGATCCCAGGAAAGCCATCAGGAAGAAGACGATCACCTGCGTCGAATGCGGCAAGACATTCAAAACCATCACGAAGCGGCATCTGGAAAGCCACGGCCTGTCGCCTGCCGAATACAAGGCGAAGTGGGGATACCCCAAAGGCCAGCCGCTCTCCTGCCGGGATACGGCCAAGGCACGTTCCGAGCGCATGAAGAACATGGAGCTTTGGAAGAAGACCAAGCCCAAGAAGGCCTCGGCCAAGAAACCCGAAACCAAGTAG
- a CDS encoding DUF2958 domain-containing protein, which yields MTSDYKDKIQTQIPRLYETENIPAEEKLIYHHFFVGDSHWYAAEFDGEDIFFGYAILNGDMQNAEWGYFSLQELKSVKVGPLRVEVDCSWEIKRFGEIQPNIQRNLLRTI from the coding sequence ATGACATCCGACTACAAGGACAAGATACAAACACAAATACCAAGGCTATACGAGACTGAGAACATCCCAGCAGAAGAAAAGCTCATCTACCACCACTTCTTCGTAGGTGACTCCCACTGGTACGCTGCCGAATTCGATGGAGAGGACATCTTCTTTGGCTATGCGATCCTCAACGGAGATATGCAAAATGCCGAATGGGGGTACTTCTCTTTGCAGGAACTTAAAAGCGTGAAAGTTGGGCCTCTACGGGTTGAGGTGGATTGTTCGTGGGAGATAAAACGATTCGGTGAAATCCAGCCCAACATTCAACGCAACCTCCTGCGAACAATTTGA
- a CDS encoding Fic family protein: MKQDKKKALFIAQKIFAELVFDVQSLEGMPFTMPEVQTYIQGITVGGHKVTDETKLKQQILGWEKLIELVKTDTFAVSKEVACSIQEVIAKDEALEIGQFRSGQVSIAGTEYRPPKADELDGIFAATIEEILEIEDIREQAYRLHLDFARNQFFYDGNKRTGLLMLNGHLMSNGYPPLSVPAKRLTEYNAGMIKFYESGEHSEMMTFLKQCHENMYKRFE, translated from the coding sequence ATGAAACAAGACAAAAAGAAAGCCCTGTTCATAGCCCAAAAGATATTTGCCGAACTCGTCTTTGATGTTCAAAGCCTCGAAGGAATGCCCTTTACCATGCCAGAGGTGCAAACGTACATTCAGGGCATTACCGTGGGCGGCCACAAGGTCACAGACGAAACAAAACTCAAGCAGCAAATCCTTGGCTGGGAAAAACTCATTGAGTTGGTAAAAACAGACACTTTCGCAGTCTCCAAAGAGGTGGCTTGTTCGATTCAGGAAGTGATCGCCAAAGACGAAGCTCTTGAAATCGGCCAATTCCGCTCAGGGCAAGTAAGTATTGCTGGCACCGAGTACAGGCCTCCCAAAGCAGACGAATTAGATGGTATTTTTGCCGCCACCATTGAGGAGATCCTAGAGATCGAAGATATCCGAGAACAGGCTTACAGGCTGCACTTAGACTTTGCTCGCAACCAGTTCTTTTACGATGGGAACAAACGAACTGGCTTACTCATGCTCAACGGACACTTGATGAGCAACGGCTATCCCCCATTGTCAGTCCCGGCCAAGAGGCTGACGGAGTACAATGCTGGAATGATCAAATTCTACGAAAGCGGCGAGCATTCTGAAATGATGACATTCCTCAAACAATGCCATGAGAACATGTACAAACGATTTGAATAA